The Blattabacterium cuenoti genome includes a region encoding these proteins:
- a CDS encoding isoprenyl transferase — protein sequence MENLLKKIDHNNIPHHVAIIMDGNGRWAEKKGKLRTFGHEKAIQSVRETINGCKELRIPYMTLYVFSYENWNRPKKEIDDLMRLFHTNLKIHLKEIHEKDVKIITIGEIERFSEIIQKELFFFMKKTKHNTSGTLILALSYSARREILRATKNIAKKICDGLFSLRDIDDSIFQDHLYTKDLPDVDLIIRTSGEQRISNFLLWQSAYAELYFTNILWPDFRKKDFFEAIINYQKRKRRFGNVE from the coding sequence ATGGAAAATTTATTAAAAAAAATAGATCATAATAATATTCCTCATCATGTAGCTATTATTATGGATGGAAATGGTCGTTGGGCCGAAAAAAAAGGAAAATTAAGAACATTTGGTCATGAAAAAGCAATACAATCAGTAAGAGAAACTATAAACGGATGCAAAGAATTGAGAATTCCTTATATGACTTTATATGTGTTTTCTTATGAAAATTGGAATAGACCAAAGAAAGAAATAGATGATTTAATGCGTTTATTTCATACGAATTTAAAAATTCATTTAAAAGAAATTCATGAGAAAGATGTGAAAATTATTACAATAGGAGAAATTGAAAGATTTTCCGAAATTATTCAAAAAGAACTATTTTTTTTCATGAAAAAAACCAAACATAATACATCAGGAACCTTGATACTCGCACTAAGTTATAGTGCTAGAAGAGAAATTTTAAGAGCAACGAAAAACATTGCTAAAAAAATTTGCGATGGTTTATTTTCATTAAGAGATATAGATGATTCTATTTTTCAAGATCATTTATACACTAAAGATTTACCAGATGTCGATTTAATCATCAGAACTAGTGGAGAACAACGTATTAGCAATTTTTTGCTTTGGCAGTCTGCTTATGCAGAACTGTATTTTACAAATATTTTGTGGCCTGATTTTCGAAAAAAAGATTTCTTTGAAGCCATCATCAATTATCAAAAAAGAAAACGTCGTTTTGGAAACGTTGAATAA